ACAATATCTGCATGAATGCCAATTTCATTCAGATATTTTGAGAAAATTTCTGTCTGCCCATGCGTAACATGAACAATTTCTGCTTCGGTAGCCTTTATAGTTTGCAGCAATCCTTTCCAGTCTGCATGATCACTCATGGCAAATCCTGCATCTGCACTTCTCCATCTTCTGGCACCACGTACCTGCATCCATCCGGAACATATAGCCGTGGCCGGATCCGGAATTTTCTTAATAATATTACTATCCAGTAAGGCTGGTGGAACAATTACAATTTCATGTTCCACTTCCTTTGAACGTTCTCTGAAGTCGGCAATGGTATAATCAGGAAGGTTAATTCCCACCGATTCAAAAGCCTCATTCAACTTTCCGATAGAGTAATGTACATATATTTTTCCCAGCTCCTCTACAGCTGTCATAATTCGTTGGGCTTTACCAAGAGAATACCCGATAAACACTGAGGTTTTGTTATTTTCTTTGTTTTTCAATACCCAGTTTTGAAGTTTTTGATTTAAATCCTGAACTTCCAGCCAGTTGTAAATAGGCAGTCCAAAGGTACTTTCGGTAACAAACTCATTGCATTTTACTAATTCAAAAGGAGTACTTAATCCATCATCCTGAATCTTATAATCTCCGGACACAACAGTTACATATCCTTTATATTCCAACCTAATCTGTGCAGAACCAATAATATGACATGCCGGATGAAGAGAAACCTTTACTCCATTAATGGTAATAGTCTCACCATATGCCACACTCTGGCATTCAATATCACTCCCAATCCTTTGATGGAGGATAGGCTTTGTAAAATGATGGCAAAGGTATTTTTTCATTCCCCAACGGGCATGATCTGCATGTCCATGAGTGATGATGGCCATATCAACAGGCCGCCAGGGATCTATATAAAACTTTCCCTGCGGACAGTAAATTCCTTTTCTGGTAAATGTGATTAGCTTCAATGGTGTGACTGGTTTTATAGGATAAGCTTCAAAAACTTAACCAATTTACAATAAACTGTATATTTTATTATTCTTTTGGATTAGATTTTAGTAGAATTATAGGGAGTAAAAGTGTATGTTTTTAAAATTTTTGCAAAGGCATAATATCTCTTTTGGTTTTGTAAAGATTACCTAGTTTGAATGTAAAATATGAATTTTTTAACATAATATATTTCTATGGGAAGTGAGTAAAATAATTCTTTATATTTGTCATCTAATCTTAGAATTAACACAAACATGAAAAAAAATTTAATCTATGGACTTATACTATTGTCCACAGCATCCTTTGCCCTCAACTCCTGTAGAACAGATACGATCCAATGAAACTGAAAATTATTAAAATTATTTCTGTTATCTCATTTTTAATGATTTGCAGTTTAGGTAAAGATGATCTCCCAATATTTGTGTATATACTTTTTTCGTTATACCAATTTATTAATGATATAGTTTCTTTATCTTTTTCTCAGCACGATATTTTTTGGGAAGGAATTACTGCTATACCTATTATTGGTACATTATACATTTTCTTATCATCTAGATATTATAAAGATCGTTATTTAATGCTATTCTGTTTTATAGCATTATTATCAATAATAATTTCTTTGATGATTCCTAATACATATTATAGTGATATTATGTCTAAACTGCGCCTCAGTTTTATAATTCCTTTTATAATATTTGTAGTGAGTTCTATATATGCAGTAATCCTTATTTTTAGAAATAAGATAAAGTAAATAATTATAATCCAGGATCATTAATCCTGGATTTTTTCCCTTTGTTCTTCAATTCTATTTCCATTTTGTTGAATGATGAATAATATTCTTGTGAACAAAAGATGGTAATAGATAATCATCTTCCTGACAATCGATTATTCTTTGAGGCTGATGAACTTCTCAACACTATAAGTTTGGACTTTACACCAATATAAACCGCTTGAAAATCTTTGAAATTTGTATCAACAAAAAAATAAAATACAATGAGTAAAACAATTCTAATTACAGGAGCAGCAAGCGGATTTGGAAAAATTGCAGCCTTTGAGCTTGCTAAAAAAGGACATCAGGTAATTGCAACCACGCAGGTATATCCTCAAATGAGTGACCTAATTCGTGAAGCTTCAGCTCAGGGTGTGACTTTGACGGTTGATAAACTAGATGTAACCAATTCAAGGGATATTGCCTATATTTTAAACAAATATGATATTGATATTCTGATCAGCAATGCGGGTATTATGGAAGGCGGTCCTATTGCAGAACAACCGGTTGATATTATCCGATCTATGTTTGAGGTGAATGTATTCGGTGCGTTGGAACTGGCACAGGGCTTTATTAAAAAGTTTATTGAAAAGAAAGGTGGTAAAATTGTCTTCACTTCATCAATGGGAGGTTTATGGACGGTACCCTACGTGGCCGCTTATTGTGCTTCTAAACACGCCTTGGAATCAATTGCGGAAGGATTGAAAACAGAGCTGGCTCCGTTCAATATCAAAATCGCAACCTGTAATCCGGGGGTATTTGGAACAGGGTTCAATGATAGAGGAGTAGACTCTATATTCCGTTGGTATGATCCAAAGGTGAATTTTACTCCGGAAACAGCCTTCGATGGAGCCTCTGAATCTCTTGCCCATCAATTAGATCCGTATTCCATGGCAGAAGTTATTGTTAATGTGGCTCTTGATGACAATAGTGATTTTAGGAATGTACATCCCAAGGAAACTGAAGATTTTGTAAAACAGCTTCAATCTGAAGCGTGGACTGCTAAAAGCTAATAATATGACTGGAATCAGTTATGAACTAGCAGAAAAAGTACTGCATGCCGCAATAGAAAAAGCAAAATCATTGGGTATTCCTGTAAGTATTGCTGTGGTAGATACAGGAGGACATCTGGTTGCTTTTGCAAGGCTGGACAGCATATATGGGGTGATCGATTTTGCCATAAAAAAAGCAAAAACTGCTATTATGTTTGGAATTGACAGTGATGTAATGGGAAGCATTATTTCAGGTGCTGAGATCCACGGATATGGAATGCTGAACTCCAATAATGGACTTTTAACCCTTGCGGGAGGTGTCATCATTAAGGATGAAAATAGAGCGATAATTGGTGCTATTGGTTCATCCGGTGGTACTCCTGAACAGGACAAAGAAATTGCTCATACAGGAGCGTCTGCTATCGCTTAAATTTCAGATATTTGTACTATGGAAAAGACTTCTGAGATTATATTTGACAAACTGGTTTATTCGTGTGCTTTTGAAGCCTACAGAGGCCACGAGGAATTTATTCCGGATCATTTTCTGGGATTTCAGATCTCTGGGGAAACGCATGCCTTTCATGATCAGGGAAAGACCATTATTAGGGAAAATACAGTAGTTTTAGTCAGAAAAAATCAATTAATCCGAACGATTAAGAAGCCTTTAAATGGTGAAAAGTATCAGTTTATTTCCATTACGCTGGACGATGAAACCCTGAGGCAATATGCCAGTGAGCAAAAGATGATAATGGATACTCCTTTTGCGGGTAATCAGCGGTTATTTTTTGAGTCTGATGATTTTTTTAAGAGTTATTTTGCATCATTAATTCCTTATATCAATAAAACGAAAGAAATACCTCCAAGACTGGCTGTATTAAAGGTTAAGGAAGCAATTGAACTTCTTCTGCAAGCTCATCCTGAGCTCAAGAATCTTCTTTTTGACTTTTCTGAACCTCATAAAATCGACCTTAAGGAATTTATGAATAAAAACTTTATGTTCAATGTATCTGTGGAAGCTTTTGCCCGGCTTACAGGTCGCAGCCTTTCAGGTTTTAAGAGGGATTTCAGTAAAATATTCAATATGACTCCAAAGCAATGGCTCAAGGAAAAAAGATTGAACGAAGCTTATTATCTGATTAAAAACAAGAATAAGAAACCATCGGACATCTATCTCGATCTGGGATTTGAAAATCTGTCTCATTTCTATTCTTCATTTAAAAAGAAATACGGAATAACCACCACAGCATTATAACCTGATAAAATAGGTGCTGGGAACAAATATTTTTAATTGCAGAATCCTACGATTCTGCAATTATTTTTGTAAGTTAGTAAGGTTCAAATGATTTTATTGATATTATATCTGTTGTAGTTCGGTTTTCCCTTCCGTTCTTCATCTGAGTTTCATAACCATTTGGGCATAAAAAACACTTGACAAATGAGAGAAACTACAAAAATGTATGTTGGTGGCTCTAAAACAAAAATTGTTCGTGGAGAATATACCATCAAATCAGATGGAAATCACTCTATGTGGGTAACCAAAGGAAATATAATTGTTACAGCAGAAAAACAAATAACCCAGCAAGGCGAAAATACCGGAGTTTCCCACGGAAACTATGTTCCTCCTGAAGAAATTTATACCATCCATCCAAAAGTGGAAAAGGTTGAATTTTTGGATGAAAACAATAAAATACTCAACGAGAATACTAAGGATTTCTTTTACGGACAAAAGCTTAAAATTAAGGTATTAACGTCCAATGCAAAAGGGCAAAGCATCTATGTAGACCTACAGGGAAAAACAAAAAGTACCAATCAGAAATTTGATATTTT
This genomic interval from Chryseobacterium joostei contains the following:
- a CDS encoding ligase-associated DNA damage response exonuclease, which produces MKLITFTRKGIYCPQGKFYIDPWRPVDMAIITHGHADHARWGMKKYLCHHFTKPILHQRIGSDIECQSVAYGETITINGVKVSLHPACHIIGSAQIRLEYKGYVTVVSGDYKIQDDGLSTPFELVKCNEFVTESTFGLPIYNWLEVQDLNQKLQNWVLKNKENNKTSVFIGYSLGKAQRIMTAVEELGKIYVHYSIGKLNEAFESVGINLPDYTIADFRERSKEVEHEIVIVPPALLDSNIIKKIPDPATAICSGWMQVRGARRWRSADAGFAMSDHADWKGLLQTIKATEAEIVHVTHGQTEIFSKYLNEIGIHADIVETLYGEDEEESEKETIENPES
- a CDS encoding GlcG/HbpS family heme-binding protein — its product is MTGISYELAEKVLHAAIEKAKSLGIPVSIAVVDTGGHLVAFARLDSIYGVIDFAIKKAKTAIMFGIDSDVMGSIISGAEIHGYGMLNSNNGLLTLAGGVIIKDENRAIIGAIGSSGGTPEQDKEIAHTGASAIA
- a CDS encoding helix-turn-helix domain-containing protein, with product MEKTSEIIFDKLVYSCAFEAYRGHEEFIPDHFLGFQISGETHAFHDQGKTIIRENTVVLVRKNQLIRTIKKPLNGEKYQFISITLDDETLRQYASEQKMIMDTPFAGNQRLFFESDDFFKSYFASLIPYINKTKEIPPRLAVLKVKEAIELLLQAHPELKNLLFDFSEPHKIDLKEFMNKNFMFNVSVEAFARLTGRSLSGFKRDFSKIFNMTPKQWLKEKRLNEAYYLIKNKNKKPSDIYLDLGFENLSHFYSSFKKKYGITTTAL
- a CDS encoding SDR family oxidoreductase is translated as MSKTILITGAASGFGKIAAFELAKKGHQVIATTQVYPQMSDLIREASAQGVTLTVDKLDVTNSRDIAYILNKYDIDILISNAGIMEGGPIAEQPVDIIRSMFEVNVFGALELAQGFIKKFIEKKGGKIVFTSSMGGLWTVPYVAAYCASKHALESIAEGLKTELAPFNIKIATCNPGVFGTGFNDRGVDSIFRWYDPKVNFTPETAFDGASESLAHQLDPYSMAEVIVNVALDDNSDFRNVHPKETEDFVKQLQSEAWTAKS